The genomic stretch GGTGCATGGCTCGCCCAGGCTAGACGAGCCTCGGTGGCCCGGGTCAATTACCATGGCGGGATGCGGACGCTCCTGCCCTGCCTGCTGGTGTTGTGCCTGCTCTCCGGTCGCGAGGCTCGGGCGGACGTGCCGCCCGAGGTCCAGCTCAGCCTCCAGCACCTCAAGGGCGCGGAGCGGGAGCGGGCCCAGAAGGCGCTGGGGCCACTGGACGAGCTGCCGCGCTACCGCGTGCAGCTGGAGGTGGACCCGGACGCGCGCGAGGCGAAGGGGCGCGTGCAGGTGGAGGTGCTGGCGCGCGACAAGCCCATCACCGAACTGTACCTGCGGGTGACGCCCAACGCGCAGGGCGGCAAGCGCGTGGTGGTGTCCGACGCGCGCCTGGGCAAGCAGCCCATCATCCTGGAGCAGCCGGAGCCCACGCTGTACCGCTACCGGCTGGAGGAGCCGGTGCCGCCGGGGGCCGCGGCCGTGCTCGACGTCGCCGTGCGGGCGGTGGCGCCCAAGGGGGAGCCCCCCTCGAGGATGCTCCTGGGCGGTCTGGGGGGCGGCGCGTCCCAGGGGGGAGACCATGGCGCCTTCTCCGCGACGCCGGACTTCCTCAGCCTGGTGGGCGTGGTGCCCCAGGTGCCGCCGCTCGACGACAAGGGCCAGCCCTGGGCGGGTCCCCAGGGTATCGGCGACCTGGCGTTGTACGCGCCGGCCCACGTGCTGGCCTCCATCACCGTGCCGTCCGGGTGGGCGGTGCACGCCACCGGCGCGCCCATGGGCGAGGTGCCGGAGCGGGATGGACGCGTGCGCTTCGCCTTCGCGGCGGGCGCGGTGCGCGACTTTCCCATCCTCGTTTCGCGGGGCTACGCGGTGTCCACGGCCACCGTGAATGGCGTCACGGTGGAGAGCCACTACGCCGCGCGCAACAAGGACGTGGGCGAGCGGGTGCTGAAGTACGCGACCGCGGCGCTGACGGAGTTCGAGCGTCGGTTGGGGCCGCTGCCCTACACGCACTTCCGCGTGGTGGAGGCGCCGCTGTCGGGTGGGGCGGGGGGCATGGAGTTCCCGGGCCTCATCACCGTGGCCACGTCGCTCTACCGTGGCGTGGCGGACCCCACCGAGCTGCTGGGGGGCATGGGAAACCTCCAGGGGATGAAGGAGCTGCTGGATGCGCTCGGGCAGCAGGGGGCGGGGCCGGGGCCCTTCGCGCAGCTGGGCGTCATGTTGGAGCGCACGCTCGAGTTCACGGTGGCGCACGAGGTGGCGCACCAGTACTTCGCGGGGCTGGTGGGGTCGGACCCCGTGAACATGCCGGTGGTGGACGAGTCCCTGGCCCAGTACGCCGCGCTGCTCTACATCGAGTGGAAGCACGGCAAGGCGGCGGCGGAGAAGCTGCGCAAGGAGCTGCTCGTCTCGCCGTACCACATGTACCGGCTGTCGGGCGGCGAGGACGGCCGCGCGGACCGGCCCACGGGAGACTTCGACAACGAGACGCAGTACGGGGCGCTCGTGTACGCGAAGGCGCCCATGCTGCACCACGCGTCGCGCAAGCTGGTGGGGGACGCGGCCTTCCTCCAGGGCATGCGCAACTACGTGGACGCGTACCGCTTCAAGTGGACGTGTCGGGAGTGCTTCACGCGCGAGCTGGCCAAGGCGAGCCCCTCGCACGCGAAGCAGCTGGAGCGGCTGCGCGTGCGTTGGTGGAACGAGGCGCGCGGCGACGACGACCTGGGGCTGCCCAACCTGGGGGCCGTCATGGGGACGCTGGGCGGCGGGGGCGGGATGAGCGTGGACGACCTGGAGGCGCTCGACCCCGCCGTGAAGGCGATGCTCGAGGAGGTGCTGCCCGGCTTGCTGGGGCAGTGACGCGGCGTCAGTCGAACAGCGCCTGGACGAACTCGCGCGGCTCGAAGCGGCGCAGGTCGGCGACCTTCTCGCCGACGCCGACCCAGACGACGGGCAGCTTCAGCTCGTCGCAGATGCCGATGATGACGCCGCCCTTGGCGGTGCCGTCCAGCTTCGTCAGGGCGATGGCGGTGACGCCCACGGCCTCGTGGAATTGCTTGGCCTGCTGGATGGCGTTCTGGCCGTTGGTGGAGTCGAGCACCAGCAGCACCTCGTGCGGGGCGCCCGGCAGCGCCTTCTCCAGCACGCGCTTGACCTTCTTCAGCTCCTCCATGAGGGGGGCCTTGGTGTGGAGTCGGCCCGCGGTGTCGGCGATGACGACGTCGGCGCCATCGGCCTGGGCCTTCTTCACGGCCTCGAAGACGACGGAGCCCGGGTCGCCGCCCTCCACGCCCTTGACGAGCTGGGCCCCGGCGCGCTCGGCCCACACGTCGAGCTGTTCGGTGGCGGCGGCGCGGAAGGTGTCACCCGCGGCGAGCACGACCTTCTTGCCCTCGGCGGTCAGCTTCGCGGACAGCTTGCCGATGGTGGTCGTCTTCCCGGCGCCGTTGACGCCCACGACCATGACGACGTGCGGCGGGCCTCCGCCCTCCAGCGTGCGGGGCACGGGCAGGTCGACGATGCGCGCCACCTCCTCGCGGATGAGGGACTTGATTCGCTCGGGGTCCTTGAGCTCGTTGCGCTTGAGCTTCTCGCGCGCCACGTCCACCAGGTGGCTGGCGGTGCGCACGCCGATGTCGGCGGTGAAGAGGATCTCCTCCAGGTCCGCGAGCACCGACTCGTCCACCTGGCGCTGCTGGCCGAAGAGGCCGTTGAGCCGGGCCATGAAGCCCTGGCTCTTCGTCTTGTCCAGGCCCTGGGCCAGGGTGCGGCCCGCCTCGGCCTCGACCTTGGCGCGGGCGGCGGCTTCCTCGGCGCGGCGGGCCTCCTCGACGGCGGCGGCCTCGCGCGCGCGCTCCTCGTCGCGCAGCCGCTGGGCCTCGGCTTGCTCGCGCTTGCGGCGCTCCCGGGCCTCCTCGTCCGCGGCCTTCTTGGCGCGGTACTCGGCGCGCTTCTCCTCTTCCTCACGCTCCTTGAGGGCGCGGGCCTCGGACTCCAGGCGGGCGCGCTCGGCGGCGTCGGTGGTGCCCCGGGCCGCGCGGGCGGCCTCCTCGCGCTGACGCGTCAGCTCCTGGGCGCGGGCGTGGGCCTCCTCGGCCTCGCGCAGGCGTGCGGCCTCCTTCTCGGAGGGGGGCAGCTCCACGCGCAGCTCGGGACGCTCGGCGGGGAGGGCCGGGCGTTCCTCGGGGAGAGGGGCGCCTGGCTTCTTCGTGGGGGCCGGAGCCTTCTTCTTGAAGAAGAGCTTGCGTGCCGCCAGCACCATCAGCAGGACGAAGAGGGCCGCGCCGCCGATACCCACCGCGTCGCCCGGGGAGAAGCCCTCCGAGGGGGGCGTTCCGGTCCCCGGCTGCGTCGTATTCCCGCCCGGCGTGGGGGCGGGGGAGGGGGCAGGGGGCACCTGCGCGGCCAGGGTATCCAGGACAGTGGGCGTCTTCATATGCGCGGCTCCGCATACACCAACACGCCGGTGGATGCAGCGCCCCTGGCCGGGTAGAACCCCGCTTTGCCATGCGTTTCGAACTCCCCACCGCCATGCTGTCGGTCCTCCTGCTGGGCAGTGCCTGCATCGTCGAGGCTCCGGGAGGGGCCTCCGCGGACGAGCGACGCGCGGTCACCGTCAAGGAGGTCCCCGCCCTGTCCGTCCGCAACGGGGCGAACCTGGGCGGCAAGGTGGAGCTGACCGCGGCCTCCGTGGAGCCAGGGCGGCTCACTCCCGGTTCGCGCGCGCAGGTGACGCTGTACTTCAAGGTGCTCCAGCCGCTCGACGAGGACTACCACGTGTTCGTCCACGTCGAGGACGTGGGCGGCCGCATGGAGCGGATGAACATGGACCACCCGCCCGCGGGCGGCCGTCTCCCCACGTCGCAGTGGAAGCCGGGCGAGGTCGTCAAGGACGAGTTCTCCATCTACCTGCCCGCGGACGCCACGGCGAAGGCGTTGAACATCTGGCTGGGCATGTGGGACCCCAAGACGGACTCGCGCCTGTCGCTGACCAACCCGGACGCGGTCCGCAACGACGGCCGCAACCGCATCCTGCTCGCGCAGGTGCCCGTGGCTCAGTAGCAGCAGGCTCCGCATCGGGGCTGGGCGGCCCATCGCGCGGCCGAAGTGTCGGGTTCCGGAAGGTCGCGGGACGGGCCCGGTGGAGAGGGGCGGATGCGCGAGGAGGAGGCGCTGGACGCACGCCCCCTCCGTTCAGCGCGCGCTGCTCACCAGATGCAGGCGCCCCCGACGAAGTTCGGGAAGGGGGCGAGAGAGCCGTCCGGAACGGTGCCGTGCTCGGCCAGTGTGCTGGGGCTCTTGTACATGGGCGAGTTGGGATCGGGCAGGTGATAGCTCATGTCATACACCGTGCTGCTCGAGCGCTCGCGCAGCCGGGTGCCACACTCGGGTTGGTGAGTGAAGGCGGCGAGCGAGCCCAGGGGAACCTCCCGGACGCTGGCGCTCCCTCCGAAATAGTCGAGGTCCGACGTGTTCGTGATGGGGTACTTGGCGCCTGAAATCCAAAGATAGACCTGGCTGGTCGACCGCTCCGCGACGAGGACCTTGTAGGAATAGTCGAGGAAGTGCTCCGACCAGGCGCTGCTGGGCAGGTCGAAGATGGGCTTGAAGCCGAGGTTGTTCCAGTAGCCCAGCTCCGTGGTCGTCGGAATCAGCCAGTACCGCTTTCCCACCACGACATAGATGGTGTTGGGGAAGTTGTACTGGCGGAAGAGGGTACCTTCCCGAGGGACGCGCTCGTAGGAGTTGATGGTCGCTTGCGGCGTCACGATGGTGATGGCGCTCGAGTACACGCTCCATTGCGAGGGCGGGATATAGAACGGCGTTCCCCCCGCGACGATGTAGCGGTTCGAGGTCTCCTGACCGAAGAGGACGACGCCGTCGAGGGGCGCGTATTCCGCGAAGGCCTGGGTGCCGACGATGCCCAGACACAGCGCCAGCCACCGGGCAAGGATGAGGTTGAACGAGACACGACGCACGGATGCTTCTCCTGTCACGGGTGAGTGCTGCCGATGCAAGCCCTATCGGGGTTGGCGTGACGGAAGCGTGACGGCGTGAAGTCTTTCTTCGGGCGGGAGGGGTGTTTGGGTATGTTGGAAATGTCTGCCTTTGCTGCCGGAGGCCCGTGGCTGCGCGCGACACGAGGCCGCCGTCAATGGGAGGCCGTGGCGAAGAGGTTGAGGCCGAGCTCGTCGGACAGTCGCCGGATGGCGTGCTGGGCCCGGACGCTGTTGCCGAAGCGGTCCAGCGGTGGGCTGAAGGCGGCGATGGCGAGCCTGCCGGGGACGACGGCGAGGAGGCCGCCGCCCACGCCACTCTTGGCGGGCAGGCCCACCTCGTACTGCCAGGTGCCCGTGTTGTCGTAGAGCCCGTTCATCGTCATCTCCGCGAGGATGCGCGGCACGTGCGCCGCCTTCACGGCGCGCTGACGGGTGAGGGGGTTGATGCCCCCGGCGGCGAGCGTGGCCCCCATCACCGCCAGGTCGTGCGTGGTGATGCCCACCGAGCACTGGCGCGTGTAGACGTCCGTGGCCTCCATCGGGTCGCTGTAGAGGGTGTGGGCGCTGTCCAGCAGCCACGCCAGGGCCCGGTTGTGCTGGTTGGTCGCCGCCTCCGAGCGGTAGACCTCCTCCATCACCGGGAGTGGCCGCCCGGCGAAGGCGCTCATCGTCGCGTGGATCTTCTCCCAGCGCTCCGCCGCCGACGCCGCCGGGACCAGGCTGACAGTGGCGATGGCGCCCGCGTTGACGAAGGGATTGAGCGGCCGGCCATCATGGACCACGAGCGCGTGGACGGAGGAGAACGACTCTCCGGTGGGGTTGTCGCCCACCTTTTGCCGCAGCGTCCGCGCGCCCAGCTCGTCGAGCACCCGCGCCAGGGTGAACACCTTGGAGATGGACTCGACGGCGAACTCGGAGCGCGTGTCGCCGGCCTCCGCGAGCTGCCCGTCCGGCGTCATGACCACCAGCCCGAACCGCTCGGGCTTCACGCGCGCGAGCACCGGGATGTAGCTGGCGTTCTGTCCCTCGCGCAGGTCCTGGAAGGCGCGGTGGGCCTCAATGGTCGCCGTACGGATGGCGTCCAGCGTCGGGGCCGAATCCATCGGGTGTCCTCCTGCCGGGAAGCGGGTGGTCGCGTGTCGCGGGGGCCTCGTGCTCCGCCTCCTCGTCCAGCGAGGGCGCTCCCGGGTGGCCGAGGCCGCCGGGCTTCTCCCAGTTGAAGGGGGCGAAGTCCCGGCTCCCCGCCGCGGTGCGCCAGGCGGCCTTGCGGCGCGAGTAGACGAAGAGGGGCAGCGCGACGAAGAGCACGTTGCCCGCGACGAGGATGAGCACGTACGTCATCGGGCTGCCGACCTTGATCTGCGACGGCGGGATGAAGCTGAGCACGAACGCGATGAGCGCGCCGATGAGGCCCGCGCCGCCGATGACCCACATCCCCGCGGCGCCTCCCGGGACGCGGTAGGCGCGAGGCGTGTGAGGCTCGCTGTAGCGCAGGTAGATGGCCGCCGCGAACATCAGGATGTACATGATGAGATACAGGGTCGACGTCAGCTGGCTGAGGATTTGATACGCGGCCTGCACCGACGGGAGGATGACGAACATCAGCGCCAGGAACGTCACCAGCATCCCCTGGACGAGCAGGATGTGGCTGGGCGCGCCGTGCTTGTTGTGTCGCTGGAAGAACGGGGGCAGGTAGCCCGCGCGTCCCACCGCGCCCAGCGCCGCGGAGGGCCCCGAAACCCAGACGGTGACGCTGCCCAGCACGCCGAGGAACAGCGCCACCGCCACCACCGAGGACAGCCAGGGCGCGCCGAGGGCCTTGAAGAAGTCTCGGTAGGAGACCAGCAGGCTCTGGGTCAGGTTGATCTGCGTCTTGGGGATGATGATGCTGATGGCCAGCGTGCCGAGCACGAAGACCAGGACCGTGACCACCGAGGCCATGAGGATGGCGAGCGGATAGGTCCGATTGGGATTCCTCGCCTCCTTCACGTGGATGGCGTTCATCTCCATGCCCGCGTAGAAGAGGAAGATGGACGCGGCCAGCACCAGGTTGCCGAACTGCGTGAAGTCCGGAATCACCTTGTCCCAGCCGAGCTGTATCTGGATGGGGCGTCCCTGGGCCAGGTAGGTCGCTCCCAGCACGATGAGCAGGCCCGCGGGGATGATGGTGCCGATGAGCCCTCCCCACTTGGAGATGGTGGCGGAGGCCTTGAGCCCCCGCATCGTCACCAGCGTCGCGGCCCAGTAGAGGGCGAGCACGATGAGGATGGTGTAGAACTTGTTGGACGAGAGCGCCTTGTCCCACGTCTGGTCGGGGCCGACGAAGGCCAGCGACACCGCGCCGTAGGTGAGCACGGTGGGGAACCAGATGGTGGACTCCACCCAGACCAGGAAGATGGCGAGGAAGCCCCAGCGGGGACCGAAGGCCTCGCCCACCCAGCGGAACACGCCGCCCTTCTCCGGCCAGCCGGTGGCCAGCTCCGCCGCGACGAGCGCGACGGGGATGAGGAAGAAGACGGCCGCGAACGTGTAATAGAAGATGGACGTGAGGCCATACTCCGCCTCGGCCGGAAGGCCGCGCAGGCTGACCACGGCCGTGACGTTCATGATGGCCAGCGTGAGGACGCCGAGCGTGGGCGCCGCCGCGCGTCTGGCCGGGGAGCGGGTCGCTGTTCCGGAACCCATGGATGTGTCCCTCCTGGTCCCGTGTCACGTTGGCGACTCAGTAGCGGTACTGGAAGGTGAGCTGACCTCGGAAGGCCTGGCCGGACCGGCCGTTGATTGCCCGGTTGTAGCCCCACAGTCCCTCGATACCGAGCTGGACGCCCTTCATCGGCTGGGCAACCAGGTTCAGCGAGGCGTACTGCGAGCGCCGCAGCGCGGAGGCCCCCAGGGCGTCCCGGTGGTCCCGGTCCCACAGCTTCAGCCAGCCATAGGTCGCGGTGGAGGCGAGCATGGGCATCCAGGCGTACGTGACGCCCACGTAGGCGCCGAGCAGGGGGATGGCGTCGAGCGAGCCGCTCTCGTCCGGCGCGGCGTCATAATGCGCGCCGCCGGTGTCGTTGACGTAGGCGGCGATGCCTTGTCCGCCGGTGACGCCCAGCTGGAAGGTGTGCCGGCGCGAGGCATGGTAGGCGCCCGTCAGGTTGCCCCCGATGCCGAGCACCGTCTCGCTGTCGTCGCGCCCGGGCGCCTGGCTGCCCACGGCGCGCACCAGGCCGGCGAGCTGCACGTGCCCCCACGCTCCCTCCGCGCGCCAGGCGACGACGCCGTCGGGGACGATGTCGCGCGGGGGGCCGGTGGCGGTGGGGATGTTGGCGCCCGGCTGTTCGATGGCGACCTGGAGGAACATCCGCAGGTGCTCGTCGTGGTTGAGCCGGTGGCCGTAGCGCATCACCGCGTGTTTGGAGAAGACGAGGGCGTTGGGGCCCTCGAAGTCGAGCGTCTTCGGGTAGGCGTCGACGTCCGCGAACGTCGAGTCGGTGAAGCCCGCGACGAAGCCGCCGAGCTGCGCGTAGGCATAGTCGGGGTGGAAGCCGAAGGCGGGGTCCGCCTGCGCGAAGCTGGTGTTGAACAACAGCCGCATGGGCCCCAGCTCCGTCCTGCCCCGGAACTCGAGGGAGACGTCGGACGTGTTCGCGGTCGCCGCCGCCTGGGCCCCCGGGGAGTCGTGGAAGTCCTGGCCCTCCACGGGGATGGCGGAGGTGGTGAACCAGGTGGGCGTGCCCAGCCGCTTGGAGCTCTCCATGAAGTGCGTGGTGGCCGCGACGCCGAGCTTCACGAAGATGTCGGTGGTGGGGACCCGGAAGTAGCCGGGCAAGCTCTTGTCGAAGACCGCGTGGTCGGGGCGCGGGGTGAAGAACTGGGTGTTCGGCAGCAGCGCGAGGTCGAGGATGGGCAGCTGTGGAAGCCGCAGCGGGTCCTCCTCGAGGGCCGCGGTGTCCGAGCTCCGCCCCGAGGGAGCTTCGGGCTCCGCGGGCTGGGCGCGGGCCTCCCCCGCCAGGGTGCTCAGCAGGGACAGCAGCAGGATGGCGACGCCGCTTCTGGCGGGGCGCGGCGGGGTTCTCGGCTTCATTTCGTCCTCGGCCACATGGCGTGGCCGGGAAGTTAGGGCGTGGCCGGCTCGGACCACGGCGGCCTGGGGGGAAGGGGAGTGTCGACGACCTCGAGCGGGGCCTCCCCGCCGGCGCGGACGTCAGCGCGTGGGCGAGTGGGGCAGGCC from Myxococcus stipitatus encodes the following:
- the glsA gene encoding glutaminase A; translated protein: MDSAPTLDAIRTATIEAHRAFQDLREGQNASYIPVLARVKPERFGLVVMTPDGQLAEAGDTRSEFAVESISKVFTLARVLDELGARTLRQKVGDNPTGESFSSVHALVVHDGRPLNPFVNAGAIATVSLVPAASAAERWEKIHATMSAFAGRPLPVMEEVYRSEAATNQHNRALAWLLDSAHTLYSDPMEATDVYTRQCSVGITTHDLAVMGATLAAGGINPLTRQRAVKAAHVPRILAEMTMNGLYDNTGTWQYEVGLPAKSGVGGGLLAVVPGRLAIAAFSPPLDRFGNSVRAQHAIRRLSDELGLNLFATASH
- the gadC gene encoding putative glutamine/gamma-aminobutyrate antiporter GadC, with protein sequence MGSGTATRSPARRAAAPTLGVLTLAIMNVTAVVSLRGLPAEAEYGLTSIFYYTFAAVFFLIPVALVAAELATGWPEKGGVFRWVGEAFGPRWGFLAIFLVWVESTIWFPTVLTYGAVSLAFVGPDQTWDKALSSNKFYTILIVLALYWAATLVTMRGLKASATISKWGGLIGTIIPAGLLIVLGATYLAQGRPIQIQLGWDKVIPDFTQFGNLVLAASIFLFYAGMEMNAIHVKEARNPNRTYPLAILMASVVTVLVFVLGTLAISIIIPKTQINLTQSLLVSYRDFFKALGAPWLSSVVAVALFLGVLGSVTVWVSGPSAALGAVGRAGYLPPFFQRHNKHGAPSHILLVQGMLVTFLALMFVILPSVQAAYQILSQLTSTLYLIMYILMFAAAIYLRYSEPHTPRAYRVPGGAAGMWVIGGAGLIGALIAFVLSFIPPSQIKVGSPMTYVLILVAGNVLFVALPLFVYSRRKAAWRTAAGSRDFAPFNWEKPGGLGHPGAPSLDEEAEHEAPATRDHPLPGRRTPDGFGPDAGRHPYGDH
- a CDS encoding porin, translating into MKPRTPPRPARSGVAILLLSLLSTLAGEARAQPAEPEAPSGRSSDTAALEEDPLRLPQLPILDLALLPNTQFFTPRPDHAVFDKSLPGYFRVPTTDIFVKLGVAATTHFMESSKRLGTPTWFTTSAIPVEGQDFHDSPGAQAAATANTSDVSLEFRGRTELGPMRLLFNTSFAQADPAFGFHPDYAYAQLGGFVAGFTDSTFADVDAYPKTLDFEGPNALVFSKHAVMRYGHRLNHDEHLRMFLQVAIEQPGANIPTATGPPRDIVPDGVVAWRAEGAWGHVQLAGLVRAVGSQAPGRDDSETVLGIGGNLTGAYHASRRHTFQLGVTGGQGIAAYVNDTGGAHYDAAPDESGSLDAIPLLGAYVGVTYAWMPMLASTATYGWLKLWDRDHRDALGASALRRSQYASLNLVAQPMKGVQLGIEGLWGYNRAINGRSGQAFRGQLTFQYRY
- a CDS encoding M1 family aminopeptidase, with protein sequence MRTLLPCLLVLCLLSGREARADVPPEVQLSLQHLKGAERERAQKALGPLDELPRYRVQLEVDPDAREAKGRVQVEVLARDKPITELYLRVTPNAQGGKRVVVSDARLGKQPIILEQPEPTLYRYRLEEPVPPGAAAVLDVAVRAVAPKGEPPSRMLLGGLGGGASQGGDHGAFSATPDFLSLVGVVPQVPPLDDKGQPWAGPQGIGDLALYAPAHVLASITVPSGWAVHATGAPMGEVPERDGRVRFAFAAGAVRDFPILVSRGYAVSTATVNGVTVESHYAARNKDVGERVLKYATAALTEFERRLGPLPYTHFRVVEAPLSGGAGGMEFPGLITVATSLYRGVADPTELLGGMGNLQGMKELLDALGQQGAGPGPFAQLGVMLERTLEFTVAHEVAHQYFAGLVGSDPVNMPVVDESLAQYAALLYIEWKHGKAAAEKLRKELLVSPYHMYRLSGGEDGRADRPTGDFDNETQYGALVYAKAPMLHHASRKLVGDAAFLQGMRNYVDAYRFKWTCRECFTRELAKASPSHAKQLERLRVRWWNEARGDDDLGLPNLGAVMGTLGGGGGMSVDDLEALDPAVKAMLEEVLPGLLGQ
- the ftsY gene encoding signal recognition particle-docking protein FtsY; translation: MKTPTVLDTLAAQVPPAPSPAPTPGGNTTQPGTGTPPSEGFSPGDAVGIGGAALFVLLMVLAARKLFFKKKAPAPTKKPGAPLPEERPALPAERPELRVELPPSEKEAARLREAEEAHARAQELTRQREEAARAARGTTDAAERARLESEARALKEREEEEKRAEYRAKKAADEEARERRKREQAEAQRLRDEERAREAAAVEEARRAEEAAARAKVEAEAGRTLAQGLDKTKSQGFMARLNGLFGQQRQVDESVLADLEEILFTADIGVRTASHLVDVAREKLKRNELKDPERIKSLIREEVARIVDLPVPRTLEGGGPPHVVMVVGVNGAGKTTTIGKLSAKLTAEGKKVVLAAGDTFRAAATEQLDVWAERAGAQLVKGVEGGDPGSVVFEAVKKAQADGADVVIADTAGRLHTKAPLMEELKKVKRVLEKALPGAPHEVLLVLDSTNGQNAIQQAKQFHEAVGVTAIALTKLDGTAKGGVIIGICDELKLPVVWVGVGEKVADLRRFEPREFVQALFD